A window from Balearica regulorum gibbericeps isolate bBalReg1 chromosome 1, bBalReg1.pri, whole genome shotgun sequence encodes these proteins:
- the EXPH5 gene encoding exophilin-5 isoform X1, which translates to MTAAPPGPDLSFLNEEEARAIFQVLQRDSELRRAEKDRVSKLLKRKKSETGLQGVTGEWFEEIQRKKFQNCVDVNGMLKIPLEHQLRKSKTTNYKELKMSSRTNPQAQKNTSASFLGFRSPFAWLFSFRKSRKNQTQKQPRYDSSASTSPKVAEMATAEMCNSPMSTETSGHSFDANQDEMMEKSTQEWNEQLEKEFFSVLNDLDDQLAQEQAQDPLDRTASTITTSNVQYSSAFPTSKRQTASRGQHRTDWSDTPSTFFPDGLRTIRAKDEHKIFIRPRKLYNAYINWHQAAFQEDYKYSDPVDGNPHGLSSRLSSVSFGRSSEGSLYPPSVTQNSGFRHKSCMNRETAGRSYSVCSLRRCPSSVSSDQLSASSLQHTLSRESNNGFVPRFGRQNPKRIPLSSIVWNNTPDSPGQTPTQEKMFRTQSLMEFHATDHGRYPSSLQETKKYACYHSKHHYRRSISSSNCFSGVSCPDKATSPLPFDNWENYPLYKSENNLSRSYCRDTSSHGKLYANQKQFLYGKKDSYPSWADIPQYYNDKVFISPDASFEVIMANLNDQQWAHTKNAKFGSQHLQNDFHVYSPENTNIKRITRSANRTFSEFIEGCQPWLSCNSSVSSSSIRTDESIFPNLKDQTKPIGLNKNSVIVTQRSTKADFTQLEKVKDMKLPDEDVPLQSVSQQADMNYINAQSFSSNSPASAMLQSDASLFSTLGSKRQTQVTAREDIAKMYTSNGDKRNVQMKENNCLPNSVFNQPPCILPADESRKEPFLSNQKEWEHNLHYAAKRESIKQDNRSAEAGTQATPKRQSSLLNVASAPSTEKLANCQGTLSCPPECSSSSSQSSLQALSHKDSSKRLGTLTSSSVNCTESQAEGGKTAPASRIGVTKKISQKALQNTSTLVTKDCNGQITTSSPENGNSGNIYMHSFDGGPKTSEHSLSYFCLEKENGKIRNNSACIERLHKQDSLLRHTSSCSITGSPSRNSLKSPDPLVIYYTLPRKSASIAGSIMSDTPISLPRESRTTYDCLRSETPYRADAFCSNQRDTSCLDAKHSFLTSASLNAATSNKEKDYPSPLTKSPNDSVSSSTSVELTDRGKHLSRRESSVFSDCKERGNFLQKYKTTSTFTVCVDEDHVKYHELVSIYYTLPRRHSRTFCNLFRDNPEDADLPCPKDNIQSPRIRSKKNEGHVSLANVFFPSTLEKEVPSYSSDQVSSALVTPQNLGTAVDSEEENSHLPPTSEKIRTSKSVSMVHSRKNSSADLSLAENVLSDMVTKAISFHGPQSTAIVAKSGKVISDASSSQNTEIRLKEKKEILQTVTPLKSNLSTPPKPGRHSENPLYSTSTNKNSIQKGNSENCCQPPKVNTDKNPNSLLLHPGEKSSLGTNSNREHADVSLPPVEDTYRDSTEVKLNFLYQTTPLYNNKCSGLQLRADSSRKNANDLKSCSKVLSELQNKASEVSTASGADPLLQLDEVVSTDTDESKNLKLNKDQNSQSTWMGRDYSGLQESERHSEGNLNINCKDKVLRVTQDQKLTQRAEDEDKLLSDCTRDKVKDIEKRKNRPSIKNKLAAVYKTSRKFSSKNLPPRPHISNIFSQNDGSATSLEVDMSLDSLISTDSQQPFVQLDNENQNHSPDPDKNMPRPRTAENKMTENQSDPSLLVNNSNWWSFTSSYTQKEAISPKKTTMKVENRPSLTTLFPHKAVATRNKNSQTLDLRLENRSQPISPSATASDLLDDEKRRASSHACSPPLPLLTDKNSNTYVNSCLQADICPEQNLTSQTLLGQCQNTSWSASLKNANLHSYRLCKSHAKSQRERHLSESICARNSYETFASGSSILPKDGIHGKRFKSYSELLSYDENENWASDDEKCCSTRNLMYPSVEFGIFGKEQQLAFLENIKRSLTEGRLWRPCLLNNPGALRDGDPPSINRAELLSSSSAGSKMSSTASSPRELTDIYQEDPAAYSDSDSDTTTDDEYYLDEIDKESEL; encoded by the exons ATGACCGCAGCGCCTCCGGGGCCAGATCTCAGTTTTTTAAACGAGGAGGAAGCCAGGGCGATTTTTCAGGTGCTGCAGAGGGACTCGGAGCTCCGGCGGGCAGAGAAGGACAGAGTCAG caaacttctgaagagaaagaagtcTGAAACAGGGCTGCAGGGCGTGACTGGAGAATGGtttgaagaaatacaaagaaaaaaatttcagaattgcGTTGATGTCAATGGAATGCTAAAAATACCATTAGAGCATCAGCTAAGGAAGAGCAAAACCACCA attataAAGAACTAAAAATGTCATCCCGCACAAATCCTCAAGCACAAAAGAACACTTCAGCTTCCTTTCTGGGGTTCAGATCACCTTTTGCTTGGCTTTTCTCCTTtagaaaatcaaggaaaaacCAGACTCAGAAGCAACCACG ATATGATAGTTCTGCTAGCACATCTCCGAAAGTGGCAGAAATGGCAACG GCTGAAATGTGTAATTCCCCAATGTCAACTGAAACAAGTGGTCATTCTTTTGATGCAAACCAAGATGAAATGATGGAGAAAAGTACACAGGAATGGAATGAACAGCTAGAGAAGGAGTTTTTCAGTG tTCTAAATGATCTGGATGACCAGCTGGCCCAGGAACAAGCCCAAGATCCATTGGACAGGACAGCTTCTACTATCACTACATCAAATGTGCAATACAGTAGTGCATTCCCTACTTCAAAGAGGCAGACTGCTAGTAGAGGGCAACACAGAACTGACTGGAGTGACACGCCTAGCACATTTTTCCCAGATGGACTGAGAACAATCAGAGCCAAAGATGAACACAAGATTTTCATCAGACCAAGGAAATTATACAATGCATATATAAACTGGCACCAGGCAGCCTTTCAAGAAGATTACAAATACAGTGATCCAGTTGATGGAAATCCTCACGGACTAAGCAGCAGACTGTCTTCCGTTTCTTTTGGACGGTCTTCAGAAGGTAGCTTATATCCTCCTTCTGTAACACAGAACAGTGGATTTAGGCACAAGAGTTGTATGAACAGGGAAACAGCTGGCAGAAGTTACTCTGTGTGTTCCCTTCGGAGATGTCCATCATCAGTATCTTCTGACCAGCTATCAGCATCTAGTTTACAACATACATTGTCAAGGGAGAGCAACAATGGTTTTGTACCAAGGTTTGGTCGACAGAACCCAAAGAGAATTCCTCTGTCTTCTATTGTATGGAACAACACACCAGACTCTCCTGGACAAACACCAActcaagaaaaaatgtttagaacCCAATCACTAATGGAGTTTCATGCTACAGACCATGGTAGATATCCTAGCTCTTTGCAAGAAACCAAGAAATATGCATGCTACCACTCAAAACACCACTACAGAAGATCTATTTCAAGTAGTAATTGCTTTAGTGGAGTTAGTTGCCCTGACAAAGCTACTTCCCCATTGCCCTTTGATAACTGGGAAAATTATCCATTatacaaatcagaaaataatctcTCTAGATCCTACTGTAGAGATACTTCTTCTCATGGCAAATTGTATGCAAACCAGAAACAGtttctgtatggaaaaaaagacagctatCCTTCTTGGGCTGATATTCCTCAGTACTACAACGATAAAGTGTTTATTTCCCCTGATGCCAGCTTTGAAGTGATCATGGCTAATTTAAATGACCAGCAGTGGGCACATACAAAGAACGCCAAGTTTGGTTCACAGCACCTGCAGAACGATTTTCATGTGTATTctccagaaaatacaaatatcaaAAGGATAACAAGAAGTGCAAATAGAACTTTTTCAGAATTCATTGAGGGCTGTCAGCCTTGGCTAAGTTGTAACTCTTCAGTCTCTTCATCTAGTATCAGAACTGATGAGTCCATCTTTCCTAATTTGAAGGACCAAACCAAACCTATAGGACTGAACAAGAATTCAGTCATCGTTACCCAAAGAAGTACTAAGGCAGACTTTACACAACTAGAAAAGGTCAAAGATATGAAACTGCCTGATGAAGACGTGCCATTACAGTCAGTTTCTCAACAGGCAGATATGAACTATATCAATGCCCAGAGTTTTTCCTCTAACAGCCCTGCTTCTGCCATGTTGCAAAGTGATGCATCTCTCTTTAGCACACTTGGATCAAAGAGACAAACCCAAGTTACTGCCAGAGAAGATATTGCAAAAATGTATACATCAAATGGTGATAAAAGAAATgtacaaatgaaggaaaacaattgCCTCCCCAACAGTGTGTTCAACCAGCCTCCCTGTATTTTGCCAGCTGATGAGAGCAGGAAGgaaccttttctttcaaatcagaAAGAATGGGAACATAATCTGCATTATGCAGCAAAAAGAGAGAGCATCAAACAGGATAATCGGAGTGCAGAAGCCGGTACTCAAGCTACGCCAAAGAGACAGTCTTCACTGCTGAATGTTGCTTCTGCTCCATCCACTGAAAAATTAGCAAACTGCCAAGGCACATTGTCCTGTCCTCCTGAATGTTCATCTAGCTCCTCACAAAGCTCTCTGCAAGCACTTTCTCATAAAGACAGTTCTAAACGTTTAGGAACGTTAACTAGCTCTTCAGTAAATTGCACTGAATCTCAAGCAGAAGGTGGAAAAACAGCTCCAGCAAGCAGAATAGGTGTTACCAAAAAGATTTCACAGAAAGCATTACAAAATACAAGCACTTTAGTTACTAAGGACTGTAATGGACAAATCACTACTAGCTctccagaaaatggaaattctggaaatatttatatgcatagCTTTGACGGAGGCCCCAAGACCTCTGAACATAGTTTAAGTTATTTTTgcctagaaaaagaaaatggaaaaataaggaataatTCAGCTTGTATTGAAAGACTTCACAAGCAAGACAGCTTGCTGAGACATACCAGTAGCTGCAGCATTACTGGCTCCCCTAGCAGAAACAGCCTCAAATCTCCTGACCCACTTGTTATTTATTACACTTTGCCTAGAAAATCAGCTAGCATTGCTGGTAGTATTATGTCAGATACACCCATCTCTTTACCTAGAGAAAGTAGAACAACATATGATTGCTTAAGGTCTGAAACTCCGTATAGAGCTGATGCCTTTTGTTCTAATCAAAGAGATACGTCTTGTTTAGAtgcaaaacattcctttttaaCATCAGCATCATTAAATGCTGCTACaagtaacaaagaaaaagattacCCCAGTCCTTTAACCAAAAGTCCTAATGATTCAGTAAGTAGTAGTACATCAGTTGAACTGACAGATAGAGGTAAACATCTAAGCAGAAGAGAATCCTCTGTGTTTTCAGATTGTAAGGAGAGGGGaaattttttgcagaaatataaaaCTACAAGCACATTTACAGTTTGTGTTGATGAAGATCATGTCAAGTATCATGAACTAGTTTCAATTTATTACACATTACCACGGAGGCATTCAAGAACATTTTGTAACCTCTTCAGAGATAATCCAGAGGATGCAGATTTACCTTGTCCCAAAGATAACATTCAGTCACCAAGAATACGAAGCAAGAAAAACGAAGGTCATGTGAGtttagcaaatgtttttttccccagtactTTGGAAAAAGAGGTGCCTTCATATTCTTCTGACCAAGTATCTTCAGCTCTGGTCACACCTCAGAACTTAGGAACTGCTGTTGATAGTGAAGAAGAGAATTCCCACTTACCTCCTACCTCTGAGAAGATACGTACTTCAAAGTCAGTGAGTATGGTACATAGCAGGAAAAATAGTTCAGCAGATCTTTCATTAGcagaaaatgtgctttctgACATGGTgacaaaagcaatttcttttcatgGTCCACAATCCACTGCAATAGTGGCTAAGTCAGGTAAGGTCATTTCTGATGCTTCAAGCagccaaaatacagaaatacgtctaaaagaaaagaaggaaattttaCAAACAGTCACACCGCTAAAGTCCAATTTATCAACTCCTCCCAAGCCAGGCAGACATTCAGAGAATCCTTTGTATTCTActtcaacaaataaaaatagtataCAGAAGGGAAACTCTGAGAACTGCTGTCAGCCCCCTAAAGTGAACACCGATAAAAATCCAAACAGTTTACTCCTGCACCCAGGAGAGAAGAGTTCCCTTGGAACAAACAGTAACAGAGAGCATGCCGATGTGTCGCTCCCTCCTGTGGAAGACACGTACAGGGATAGTACCGAAGTTAAACTAAATTTCCTATACCAAACCACCCCTCTGTATAATAATAAATGTAGTGGACTGCAATTAAGGGCTGACAGttcaagaaaaaatgcaaatgatttAAAATCTTGTAGCAAAGTGCTTTCAGAGTTGCAGAACAAAGCATCTGAGGTAAGCACAGCTTCCGGTGCTGATCCATTACTTCAGCTAGACGAAGTGGTTAGCACAGATACAGATGAgtcaaagaatttaaaacttaACAAAGATCAAAACTCACAGAGTACTTGGATGGGTAGAGATTATAGTGGTTTGCAGGAATCAGAGAGGCACAGTGAAGGCAACCTGAACATTAACTGTAAAGATAAAGTCCTCAGGGTTACACAAGATCAGAAGTTAACACAGAGAGCAGAAGATGAGGACAAGCTTCTCTCTGACTGCACAAGAGACAAAGTCAAAGAtatagaaaaaaggaaaaacagaccttcaattaaaaataaactggcaGCAGTTTACAAAACAAGTCGAaaattttcaagtaaaaatttACCCCCCAGACCGCACATAAGTAACATTTTTTCACAGAATGATGGAAGTGCCACTTCTTTAGAGGTCGACATGTCCCTTGACTCATTGATTTCAACAGACTCCCAACAGCCATTCGTGCAGTTGGACAATGAAAATCAGAATCACAGTCCGGACCCTGATAAGAATATGCCGAGACCAAGAACAGCTGAGAATAAGATGACTGAAAATCAGAGTGATCCTTCTTTGCTGGTTAATAACAGCAATTGGTGGTCTTTTACAAGCTCATACACCCAGAAGGAAGCCATCAGTCCCAAAAAAACTACAATGAAAGTGGAAAATAGGCCAAGTCTTACAACCCTATTTCCTCATAAAGCAGTAGCCACAAGAAATAAGAATTCCCAAACACTTGATCTCAGGTTAGAAAACAGAAGCCAGCCCATCTCTCCCAGTGCTACTGCATCAGACCTACTGGATGATGAGAAAAGAAGAGCTAGCAGTCATGCCTGCAGTCCTCCCTTGCCACTTTTAACTGACAAAAACTCAAACACATATGTAAATAGCTGCTTGCAGGCAGACATATGTCCAGAGCAAAACTTGACTTCTCAGACACTGCTTGGTCAGTGTCAAAATACCTCTTGGTCTGCTAGCTTAAAAAATGCTAACTTGCATAGCTATCGGTTATGCAAGAGTCATGCCAAAAGTCAGCGTGAGCGTCACCTTTCTGAGAGTATTTGTGCTCGAAATTCGTATGAGACCTTTGCCTCAGGAAGCAGTATTCTGCCAAAAGATGGCATACATGGGAAGAGATTTAAATCTTATTCAGAGCTGTTGTCttatgatgaaaatgaaaactgggCATCAGACGATGAAAAATGTTGCAGCACAAGAAATCTGATGTATCCTTCTGTTGAATTTGGTATATTTGGCAAAGAACAACAGTTGGCTTTCCTGGAAAATATCAAGAGGTCGCTCACAGAAGGGCGATTATGGAGACCTTGTCTTCTTAATAACCCCGGTGCTCTCAGAGATGGAGACCCCCCTTCTATAAACAGAGCCGAGCTTTTGAGCTCAAGTTCTGCTGGGAGCAAAATGTCATCGACTGCTTCATCCCCCCGAGAGCTGACCGATATCTATCAGGAAGACCCAGCAGCTTACTCGGATTCAGACAGTGATACCACCACCGATGATGAATACTACCTAGATGAGATAGATAAAGAATCGGAGCTATGA